A portion of the Oscillatoria sp. FACHB-1406 genome contains these proteins:
- the larC gene encoding nickel pincer cofactor biosynthesis protein LarC: protein MVKIAYLECPTGISGDMCLGALVDAGVPWEYLSQHLKALGLEQEYQLSVRKVHRNGQIATKVDVNLTADEAHHPKARHLPEIETLIQQANLPIRAERWSLEVFRNLAIAEGAVHGIEPERVHFHEVGATDAIVDIVGSCLGLDWLGVDRVDCSPMPTGGGTVRAAHGLLPVPTPAVLKLWETRQVPIYSNGIDKELVTPTGAAIATTLAHRFGPPPALKLERVGLGAGSRDLPIPNILRLWLGESSPTVETQHEHHSHHHSSQRQPEIETVALADAQLNDVNATEEPQEIETIAVLETQLDDLSPQAIAYTMEALLEAGALDVFTQAIGMKKSRSGFLLTAICHPELSQTCQKIVFQETTTLGIRHRLQKRQILPREIHPVETPYGTVRVKIARKNCAPDSSILNVHPEYEDCARLARATQQPWQEIHRLARQAWGMNNEG from the coding sequence ATGGTTAAAATTGCTTATTTAGAATGTCCGACAGGAATATCAGGAGATATGTGTCTCGGAGCGCTCGTCGATGCGGGCGTTCCTTGGGAATATTTAAGCCAACATCTCAAAGCTTTAGGTCTCGAGCAAGAGTATCAGCTAAGCGTCCGTAAAGTCCATCGCAACGGTCAAATTGCCACGAAAGTCGATGTGAATTTGACGGCGGACGAGGCGCACCACCCTAAAGCTCGTCATTTACCAGAGATTGAAACTCTTATTCAACAGGCGAACTTGCCGATCCGGGCAGAACGGTGGAGTTTAGAAGTATTTCGCAATCTTGCGATCGCGGAAGGTGCCGTTCACGGAATCGAACCGGAACGAGTCCATTTCCACGAAGTCGGCGCGACGGATGCGATTGTCGATATTGTCGGCAGTTGTTTGGGGTTGGATTGGTTGGGAGTCGATCGCGTCGATTGTTCGCCGATGCCAACCGGCGGCGGAACGGTACGCGCGGCTCATGGTTTGCTGCCCGTGCCAACTCCGGCCGTATTAAAGTTGTGGGAAACTCGCCAAGTGCCGATTTATAGCAACGGCATTGATAAAGAGCTAGTTACCCCCACCGGAGCCGCGATCGCGACGACCCTCGCCCATCGGTTCGGGCCGCCCCCCGCGCTAAAATTAGAGCGCGTCGGTTTAGGTGCGGGTTCCCGCGACCTGCCCATCCCCAACATTCTCCGCCTTTGGTTGGGCGAATCTTCCCCAACGGTGGAAACTCAGCACGAACATCATTCCCATCATCATTCTAGCCAAAGACAGCCAGAAATTGAGACCGTCGCCCTTGCCGACGCGCAACTCAATGATGTCAATGCCACCGAAGAACCGCAAGAAATTGAAACGATCGCGGTTTTAGAGACGCAACTCGACGATCTCAGCCCGCAAGCGATCGCCTATACAATGGAAGCGCTATTAGAAGCGGGAGCGCTCGATGTTTTTACTCAAGCGATCGGCATGAAAAAATCGCGATCGGGTTTTCTCCTAACCGCTATTTGTCATCCCGAACTCAGCCAAACTTGTCAAAAGATTGTATTTCAAGAAACCACCACCTTGGGAATTCGCCACCGCCTCCAAAAACGCCAAATTCTACCGCGAGAAATTCATCCCGTCGAAACGCCTTACGGCACGGTTCGCGTTAAAATCGCTCGCAAAAATTGCGCTCCCGATAGTTCCATCCTCAATGTTCACCCCGAATACGAAGATTGCGCCCGCCTCGCGCGCGCCACTCAACAACCCTGGCAAGAAATTCATCGTCTCGCTCGGCAAGCGTGGGGAATGAATAATGAAGGGTGA
- a CDS encoding L-threonylcarbamoyladenylate synthase — MATFYSIHPENPQKRSIEKIARDLQNGAIMLYPTDTVYAIGCDINVKSAVERVRQLKRLSNDKPLTFLCSSLSNISEYARVSDRAYRIMKRLIPGPYTFLLPATKLVPKLVMDPKRKTTGIRVPDNAICLSLLEALGNPAVSTSAHIPNEDGAFPTLGLEKQRLFDTLEPLVDAIIDDGSEPGSQVSTILDFTSEEPEVVRKGLGWEAVEDLNVASSY; from the coding sequence ATGGCAACTTTCTACTCAATTCATCCCGAAAACCCCCAAAAGCGCAGCATAGAGAAGATAGCTCGCGACTTACAAAATGGGGCGATTATGCTCTATCCCACCGATACAGTGTACGCGATCGGCTGCGACATCAATGTTAAATCAGCAGTCGAACGAGTCCGCCAACTCAAGCGCCTCTCGAATGATAAACCGCTGACGTTCTTGTGTTCGTCCCTCTCGAACATTTCCGAATACGCTAGGGTGAGCGATCGCGCCTACCGTATCATGAAACGTTTGATTCCCGGGCCTTATACCTTCCTCTTACCCGCCACCAAGTTAGTCCCCAAACTGGTGATGGATCCCAAACGCAAAACCACCGGGATTCGCGTCCCCGACAATGCCATCTGTCTGTCACTGCTCGAAGCGCTGGGCAATCCCGCCGTTTCTACTTCCGCGCACATCCCCAACGAAGATGGCGCTTTCCCCACGTTAGGTTTGGAGAAGCAACGCCTGTTTGATACCCTGGAGCCGTTAGTGGATGCGATTATCGACGACGGTTCCGAACCGGGATCTCAAGTATCCACAATTCTAGATTTTACGAGCGAGGAACCTGAAGTCGTGCGCAAAGGTCTAGGATGGGAAGCCGTGGAAGATTTGAATGTCGCCTCGAGCTATTAA
- a CDS encoding HetZ-related protein: protein MNAKLCQANYSAIETAYSQFESLEDAHFLSLQQLILDEMQAKVGANSRSLQSVAERIAREVERVCRKSARIQSSGDIKSHLIHLGHHRINKCLYYYQKGSQRGRTELHANLSMMVYRHIARADAQLGFSARYNAIEDFLQDFYVESLRAFRKENELPADYQPRTPLELAEYMAFTEQYAKRRINLPNGYSQQLIILRAQSFARRQPHETAIDIEQAAEYGKGEEGELQSRNPAVQQVRAQMVAETPDPWEDVRRDRVVNSLIQYLEAQGHSDCADYLVLKLEDRSAAEIDEILGLTPRQRDYLQQRFKYHVEKFSRASENWKLVHQWLGADLDQKLGLNSEQWQALLTQLSEVQRELLQLKQEGKNDAEIAKMLKLSAKKLQKQWTQILELAAKVRNSNAN from the coding sequence ATGAATGCTAAACTTTGTCAAGCTAACTATTCCGCGATCGAAACCGCCTACAGCCAATTTGAAAGCCTAGAAGACGCTCACTTCCTGTCACTACAGCAACTCATCCTCGACGAAATGCAAGCTAAAGTCGGCGCGAACTCGCGTTCCTTGCAATCTGTCGCCGAACGCATCGCTCGCGAAGTCGAACGAGTCTGTCGTAAAAGCGCTCGCATTCAAAGCTCTGGCGATATCAAATCGCACCTCATCCACCTCGGACACCATCGCATTAACAAATGCCTGTATTACTACCAAAAAGGCTCGCAGCGCGGACGTACCGAACTGCACGCGAACTTAAGCATGATGGTGTATCGGCACATCGCGCGCGCCGACGCTCAACTCGGTTTCTCCGCTCGCTATAACGCCATTGAAGACTTCCTGCAAGACTTCTACGTCGAATCCTTGCGCGCCTTCCGCAAAGAAAACGAACTGCCTGCGGACTACCAACCCCGCACGCCCCTCGAACTTGCAGAATACATGGCGTTTACCGAACAGTATGCCAAGCGCCGCATCAATCTTCCCAACGGTTACAGCCAACAATTAATCATCCTGCGCGCCCAAAGCTTTGCGCGCCGCCAACCGCACGAAACCGCCATCGATATCGAACAAGCGGCAGAATACGGCAAAGGCGAAGAAGGGGAACTGCAAAGCCGCAACCCTGCCGTCCAACAAGTGCGGGCGCAAATGGTTGCTGAAACGCCGGATCCTTGGGAAGATGTACGTCGCGATCGCGTTGTTAATTCCTTGATTCAATACCTCGAAGCTCAAGGACATTCCGACTGCGCCGACTACCTCGTACTGAAGCTTGAAGACCGCTCCGCTGCTGAAATCGACGAAATTCTCGGTCTCACGCCGCGCCAGCGCGACTACTTACAACAGCGCTTTAAATACCACGTCGAAAAATTCTCCCGCGCCTCTGAAAACTGGAAACTCGTCCATCAATGGCTCGGCGCAGATCTCGACCAAAAATTAGGTCTTAATAGCGAGCAATGGCAAGCCTTACTAACGCAATTGTCCGAAGTTCAACGCGAACTGTTGCAACTCAAACAAGAAGGCAAAAATGATGCGGAAATCGCTAAAATGCTGAAGCTGAGTGCTAAAAAACTGCAAAAGCAATGGACGCAGATTCTCGAACTCGCTGCTAAAGTCCGCAACAGTAATGCCAATTGA
- a CDS encoding PAS domain S-box protein, with the protein MEYSLIFGVSTGCRAIENSAEGEQAALSTEPLKVESDERKDTTRSTSRLPPGACGSDRHSRETMNPSSLADNPKLMRDQDKTKAQLIEELVSLRQRVAEQERLLCDRQGLDLVLYRNILDNTAAGFFQSTPDRRYMVVDIAMSQIFGYLSPLEMSNSINDIALEVYVNPKRYAELETLLQEQDSVKEFEYQAYRQDGSTFWVSENIKTVRDRDGTILYYEGNSIDITKRKLAEIELSRTVEERTAALEESNEFFVQEVVEHYQVQHTLTSVRDQLATILETVPGMVSCVSSDLRYLGVNRNLARVFGVPPETFVGQDLGFLGTGLEFSQFISNFFASERQDDACEISVQARERQRSYLVVAKKYANSRAAFTVGIDITKRREAEIELKAAQDQLEAILATVPGIVSCVSSDLRYLGVNQHLAKTFGIRREAFVGQDIGFLGTGSQFNTFLHEFFKSDQSEAFREVSAQVKGTSRDYLIVGQKYNNKQAAFFVGIDISDRKAAEKALLETEARYRSIVENAVEGIFLVSPSGRYLSVNPALARIYGYNSTQELLQELGRSKTQIYVDPQQQLYFRQLLEERDRVIGFEAQIYRKDGIIAWISESARAVRDETGTLLYYEGTIEDISERKKAEEALQQAYEQLELRVEKRTAALKQANAQLLKEIAERERVEIALRNSEAELRALFAAMTDIITVFDAEGRYVRVISTNSEILYSPTPDRIGKTVYDVLRPKEADFFVAEIQRVLNTGQTLNLEYSVLMSDGQIDPSLKARSVQEVWFAASVSPLPNNCVIWVARNITERKRMMDALARAEAKYRSIFENAAEGIFQTTPDGRFLSANPTLVKMCGYSSAAEFKINIVDIGRQLYVDPQRRAELVTMLEEQEAVYHCESQLYRKDGSIIWVSENVRAVRDNSGNLLFYEGTVDDITQRKQTEEKLRIEQEKSERLLLNILPKAIVEQLKQYEGSLAERFDNATVLFADIVGFTPLSARTSPLELVNLLNQIFSSFDQLAERHGLEKIKTIGDAYMVAGGLPVPSPDRAAAIADMALEMLESIQQFKNDLDNPFQIRIGINSGPVVAGVIGIKKFIYDLWGDTVNVASRMESQGEAGKIQVTEATYELLKDRYSFEKRGLIPVKGKGDMVTYWLTGRKE; encoded by the coding sequence GTGGAATATAGTTTAATCTTCGGGGTCTCTACTGGCTGTCGAGCCATCGAAAATTCTGCGGAAGGCGAACAGGCAGCCCTCTCGACCGAGCCATTGAAAGTTGAGAGTGATGAGAGGAAGGATACGACGCGATCGACTTCGCGACTCCCGCCGGGGGCGTGCGGTTCAGATCGGCACTCAAGGGAAACGATGAATCCTTCCAGTTTGGCAGACAATCCAAAACTCATGAGAGACCAAGATAAAACGAAGGCTCAACTAATTGAAGAATTAGTGTCTCTACGCCAGCGCGTGGCCGAACAGGAAAGATTGCTCTGCGATCGCCAAGGCCTCGACCTCGTGCTGTATCGTAACATCCTCGACAACACGGCGGCAGGATTTTTCCAGAGTACCCCCGATCGCCGCTACATGGTCGTTGACATTGCCATGTCGCAAATCTTCGGCTATCTCTCGCCCTTAGAGATGAGTAATAGCATCAACGATATCGCCCTGGAAGTGTACGTCAATCCCAAACGCTACGCAGAACTAGAAACCTTACTCCAAGAGCAAGACTCCGTTAAAGAATTTGAGTATCAAGCCTATCGCCAAGACGGTAGCACTTTTTGGGTATCTGAAAATATTAAAACCGTCCGCGATCGCGACGGCACGATTTTATACTACGAAGGCAACAGCATTGACATCACCAAACGCAAACTCGCCGAGATCGAACTTTCCCGCACGGTTGAAGAACGCACCGCCGCTTTAGAAGAATCCAACGAATTTTTCGTCCAAGAGGTGGTAGAACACTATCAAGTGCAGCACACACTCACCTCCGTGCGAGACCAACTCGCAACCATTCTCGAAACCGTTCCGGGGATGGTGTCCTGCGTCAGTTCCGACTTGCGTTACCTAGGAGTCAATCGCAATTTAGCGCGCGTCTTCGGCGTACCTCCAGAAACCTTCGTCGGTCAAGATTTAGGATTTCTCGGTACGGGTTTGGAATTCAGTCAATTTATTAGTAATTTCTTTGCCAGCGAGCGCCAAGATGATGCTTGCGAAATTTCCGTCCAAGCTCGAGAGCGCCAGCGCAGTTATCTCGTCGTCGCTAAAAAATACGCCAACAGTCGCGCTGCTTTTACCGTCGGAATCGACATCACCAAACGACGAGAAGCGGAAATCGAACTTAAAGCAGCCCAAGACCAACTCGAAGCCATCTTAGCAACCGTTCCCGGTATTGTCTCCTGCGTGAGTTCCGATCTGCGTTATTTAGGAGTCAACCAGCATCTCGCTAAAACCTTTGGCATTCGTCGGGAAGCCTTTGTCGGTCAAGATATTGGCTTTCTCGGCACTGGCTCGCAGTTTAATACCTTTTTGCACGAGTTTTTTAAGAGCGACCAATCCGAAGCCTTTCGGGAAGTTTCGGCACAAGTTAAAGGAACCAGCCGCGACTATTTGATCGTCGGTCAAAAATACAACAATAAGCAAGCCGCATTCTTCGTCGGGATTGATATTAGCGATCGCAAAGCTGCCGAAAAAGCCCTCCTCGAAACGGAAGCGCGATATCGCAGCATCGTTGAAAACGCTGTCGAAGGCATCTTTCTCGTTAGCCCTAGCGGTCGCTATCTCAGCGTCAATCCCGCCTTAGCTCGCATCTACGGCTACAATTCTACTCAAGAATTGCTCCAAGAACTCGGTCGTTCCAAAACTCAAATCTACGTCGATCCCCAGCAACAACTGTATTTTCGACAACTGTTAGAAGAACGCGATCGCGTTATCGGTTTTGAAGCGCAGATCTATCGCAAAGACGGTATCATTGCTTGGATATCTGAGAGCGCCCGCGCCGTGCGCGACGAAACCGGGACTCTCCTCTACTACGAAGGCACCATCGAAGATATCTCCGAGCGCAAAAAAGCAGAAGAAGCCCTACAACAAGCTTACGAACAACTCGAATTGCGCGTTGAAAAGCGCACTGCTGCCCTCAAACAAGCCAACGCCCAACTGCTCAAAGAAATCGCAGAACGCGAGCGCGTTGAAATCGCCTTGCGCAACTCTGAAGCCGAACTTCGGGCGCTTTTTGCCGCCATGACGGATATCATCACCGTCTTTGACGCAGAAGGGCGCTACGTTCGAGTTATTTCCACGAACTCCGAAATTCTCTACAGTCCGACACCCGATCGCATCGGTAAAACAGTCTACGATGTCCTGCGTCCCAAAGAAGCCGATTTTTTTGTCGCCGAGATTCAGCGCGTCCTCAACACCGGACAAACCCTGAACCTCGAATATAGCGTCCTCATGTCCGACGGACAAATCGACCCCTCACTCAAAGCTCGCAGCGTGCAAGAAGTTTGGTTTGCGGCTAGCGTTTCCCCCCTGCCCAACAATTGTGTAATTTGGGTGGCGCGCAATATCACCGAACGCAAGCGTATGATGGATGCTCTAGCTCGCGCTGAAGCTAAGTATCGCAGTATTTTTGAAAATGCTGCTGAAGGAATTTTTCAAACTACGCCTGATGGACGTTTTTTGAGCGCTAACCCCACTTTAGTTAAAATGTGCGGTTATTCTTCTGCCGCCGAATTTAAAATCAATATCGTCGATATCGGCCGACAGTTGTACGTCGATCCGCAGCGGCGCGCCGAGCTTGTCACGATGCTCGAAGAACAAGAAGCAGTCTACCACTGCGAGTCCCAACTCTATCGGAAAGATGGCAGCATTATTTGGGTATCGGAAAACGTGCGCGCCGTGCGGGACAATAGCGGCAACCTACTGTTTTATGAAGGAACGGTCGATGACATCACCCAGCGCAAGCAAACTGAAGAAAAGCTGCGAATCGAACAAGAAAAATCCGAACGTTTATTGCTTAATATCTTACCGAAAGCCATTGTCGAGCAACTCAAACAGTATGAAGGATCGTTAGCTGAACGTTTCGATAATGCTACGGTTTTATTTGCCGATATTGTCGGTTTTACTCCTCTTTCTGCTCGCACTTCTCCTTTAGAGTTAGTCAATCTCCTCAATCAAATTTTTTCCAGTTTCGACCAACTCGCCGAGCGTCACGGACTGGAAAAAATTAAAACCATTGGAGATGCTTATATGGTAGCGGGCGGTCTTCCCGTACCTAGCCCCGATCGCGCCGCCGCGATCGCTGATATGGCTTTAGAAATGTTAGAAAGCATCCAGCAATTTAAGAACGATTTGGACAACCCCTTCCAAATTCGTATCGGCATTAATAGCGGCCCGGTGGTTGCTGGCGTAATTGGAATTAAAAAGTTTATTTACGATCTTTGGGGCGATACGGTTAATGTTGCTTCGCGCATGGAATCTCAAGGCGAAGCAGGTAAGATTCAAGTTACTGAAGCAACTTACGAACTGTTGAAAGATCGCTATTCCTTTGAAAAGCGCGGATTAATTCCTGTTAAAGGGAAAGGCGATATGGTAACGTATTGGCTGACAGGACGTAAAGAGTAA
- a CDS encoding efflux RND transporter permease subunit, whose product MVTWRERLNISRWAIAHPWLTTSFWIAVAVAGALAFSSLKYALFPDITFPVIIVRAEAPLTATLDTERQLTLPLEAALKTLPGVDSLRSSTYSGRSILNLAFAVGSDLEGSKTVVETRLKQAQLPPDSTFEVMPLNLNESTAVSYALQWRGNGAAETEKIIEDLTKVAREKILPAIAKLPGVRRVDLLGNDTRQEIANAEKIDIPQSLVRLNGENVLAFRVIKEAKANTLEVVRQVETTVQALQKTLPDVRLTLAETQAEFIREATQATIEALLGAIILAVLVIYPFLRSWRATLISALAIPLSLLGTFIVMAIAGFNLETITLLALALVIGIIVDDAIVDVENISRHIEAGDAPKQAALKGTDEIGLAVSAATLTIAAVFLPVAFMGGTIGQFFKPFGLTVSAAVLISLLVARTLSPVLCFWWLRSSLGRASKSPNNPDEPKSSLLERLYRPLLQWSLLHRNIVIGLAILSFAAGVALIPLIPKGFIPKLDRGEFNIVFTSPLPSVPAGNPQPAPAASPARTESDSGSSLEAGAFDWISELKKSPEKALLSEARGIAEQIETVVLPAPEIESSFAVMGVRGQPNQGKMYLKLKRDRQLSTAEIQEQLRQQLAELQAKFPNLKAVKINVEDIQFVDTIDQKPLQIALIGDDLASLDKAAAELKTRVKTLPGFVEVEVSSEGSDAKNPALIERLDGQRAVYFSANLQQGNALGDATEEVMAIARSLVPPGVTLDLKGDAASSSTVLNSFGATLALSTVCMLAVLLLLFRRLLEPLVVGLSLPLSLVGAMLALLLTQSDFGMISLIGFIFLLGLLDKNAVLLTDYASQLQRTGLSRDRAILEASQARLRPILMTTLSTILGMLPLALGLGAGAELRQPMAVAIIGGLVTSTLLSLVVVPVLYSLLEDIWGKLRLKK is encoded by the coding sequence ATGGTAACTTGGCGCGAAAGATTAAATATTTCACGGTGGGCGATCGCGCATCCTTGGCTGACAACGAGCTTTTGGATCGCGGTTGCTGTCGCCGGAGCGCTGGCTTTTAGCAGCCTTAAATACGCACTTTTTCCCGATATTACGTTTCCCGTTATTATCGTTCGGGCAGAAGCACCGCTAACGGCAACCTTAGATACAGAACGACAATTGACGTTACCCCTAGAGGCAGCCCTAAAAACGCTCCCAGGAGTTGATAGCTTGCGTTCCTCGACCTATTCAGGGCGAAGTATCTTGAATTTAGCCTTCGCGGTAGGAAGCGACCTAGAAGGCTCAAAAACGGTAGTTGAGACGCGCCTCAAACAGGCTCAGTTGCCTCCCGATAGTACCTTCGAGGTGATGCCGCTCAATCTCAATGAATCGACGGCGGTGAGTTACGCGCTTCAGTGGCGGGGGAACGGTGCGGCGGAGACGGAGAAAATTATCGAGGATTTAACAAAAGTTGCTCGAGAAAAAATTCTACCCGCGATCGCGAAACTACCCGGAGTGCGTCGCGTCGATCTCCTGGGGAACGATACCCGACAAGAAATTGCGAACGCCGAGAAAATCGATATCCCTCAAAGTCTCGTTCGTTTGAACGGCGAAAATGTCCTCGCATTTCGGGTTATCAAAGAAGCCAAAGCCAATACCTTAGAGGTGGTGCGTCAAGTCGAAACAACCGTGCAAGCGCTGCAAAAAACGCTGCCCGATGTGCGATTAACGCTGGCAGAAACGCAAGCTGAATTCATTCGCGAAGCCACGCAAGCCACCATTGAAGCCCTATTGGGAGCCATTATCTTAGCGGTTTTGGTGATTTATCCTTTTTTGCGAAGTTGGCGAGCGACTTTGATTTCAGCGCTGGCGATCCCGCTGTCGTTGCTGGGAACGTTTATCGTCATGGCGATCGCGGGATTTAATCTAGAAACCATCACGCTGCTCGCCCTCGCCTTAGTTATCGGTATTATCGTAGACGACGCGATCGTCGATGTCGAAAATATTTCGCGTCACATCGAAGCGGGCGACGCACCCAAACAAGCCGCCCTTAAAGGAACTGACGAAATCGGCTTAGCCGTCAGCGCAGCCACCCTCACCATTGCTGCCGTTTTCCTTCCCGTTGCCTTCATGGGCGGAACCATCGGTCAATTTTTTAAACCCTTTGGCTTAACGGTTTCTGCCGCAGTTCTCATTTCCCTACTTGTCGCGCGTACCCTTTCTCCCGTTCTTTGCTTTTGGTGGTTGCGTTCTTCCCTCGGGCGCGCCAGCAAATCCCCAAACAACCCCGACGAGCCGAAATCTTCGCTGCTGGAGCGTTTATATCGCCCCCTCTTGCAATGGTCGCTCTTGCACCGCAACATCGTTATTGGACTGGCGATTCTCAGCTTTGCTGCGGGTGTTGCCCTCATTCCCTTAATTCCCAAGGGGTTTATTCCCAAACTCGATCGCGGCGAGTTTAATATCGTCTTTACTTCGCCCTTACCTTCCGTACCCGCAGGCAATCCCCAGCCTGCCCCCGCCGCCTCTCCCGCTCGCACAGAGAGCGATTCCGGTTCGAGTTTGGAAGCCGGGGCGTTTGATTGGATAAGCGAGTTAAAAAAATCGCCAGAGAAAGCCTTATTGAGCGAAGCGCGAGGAATTGCCGAGCAGATTGAAACGGTAGTTTTGCCCGCTCCGGAAATCGAATCGTCCTTTGCGGTGATGGGCGTGCGAGGACAACCCAATCAAGGGAAAATGTACTTGAAACTGAAGCGCGATCGCCAACTCTCTACCGCCGAAATTCAAGAACAACTCCGCCAACAACTCGCAGAACTGCAAGCAAAATTCCCCAACCTCAAAGCCGTTAAAATTAACGTCGAAGATATCCAATTTGTCGATACTATCGACCAAAAGCCCCTACAAATTGCTCTGATTGGCGATGATTTAGCCAGCTTGGATAAAGCTGCCGCCGAACTCAAAACCCGCGTCAAAACGCTACCGGGATTCGTTGAAGTTGAAGTATCTAGCGAAGGCAGCGATGCAAAAAATCCAGCCCTTATCGAGCGTCTCGACGGGCAGCGCGCCGTCTATTTTAGCGCCAACTTGCAGCAAGGAAACGCCCTCGGCGATGCCACGGAGGAAGTAATGGCGATCGCGCGTTCTTTAGTTCCTCCCGGCGTAACCCTCGATCTCAAAGGCGATGCAGCCTCCAGTAGTACCGTCCTCAACAGTTTTGGCGCAACCTTGGCGCTTTCCACCGTTTGTATGCTTGCCGTCTTGCTGTTGCTGTTCCGCCGCTTGCTCGAACCCCTCGTTGTCGGTTTGTCGCTGCCCCTATCCCTCGTGGGCGCGATGTTAGCCTTGCTCTTAACTCAGAGCGATTTCGGCATGATTTCCCTGATTGGGTTTATCTTTTTACTGGGATTGCTTGACAAAAATGCCGTTTTACTAACCGACTATGCCAGCCAATTACAAAGAACGGGTTTAAGCCGCGATCGAGCAATTCTGGAGGCCAGTCAAGCGCGCTTGCGCCCGATTTTAATGACTACTTTGTCTACTATTTTGGGAATGTTACCGCTTGCATTAGGATTAGGAGCGGGAGCGGAGTTGCGCCAACCGATGGCTGTTGCTATTATCGGCGGATTAGTAACCTCAACCTTACTCAGTTTAGTAGTTGTCCCCGTGTTGTATTCGCTGCTCGAAGATATTTGGGGGAAATTAAGACTTAAAAAATAG
- a CDS encoding HEAT repeat domain-containing protein yields the protein MKIEELINAVEKADSAEELLETVEALAAVADEAAIPTLIDVLGYNNPGAAVAAVDGLIAIGQPVVPILLQELDGYNYGARAWATRVFAGIGDPRAIDLLLRAASSDFSLSVRRAAARGLGTLRWEMLPEERREEAKSQTLETLLLVTKDPEWVVRYAAVTSLQSLVAVVPEFKPEICQHLEQIAATDGELAVCARARMALGAAR from the coding sequence ATGAAGATAGAAGAATTAATTAACGCCGTTGAAAAAGCCGACTCTGCTGAGGAACTTTTAGAAACAGTGGAAGCGCTCGCTGCTGTCGCCGATGAAGCTGCAATTCCGACGTTAATTGACGTTTTAGGTTACAACAATCCTGGTGCGGCAGTTGCGGCGGTGGATGGATTAATTGCGATCGGCCAGCCCGTCGTTCCCATCCTGCTCCAAGAACTCGACGGGTATAATTATGGGGCGAGAGCTTGGGCAACGCGCGTGTTTGCAGGGATTGGCGATCCCCGCGCGATCGATTTATTGCTGCGCGCCGCTAGCAGCGACTTTTCCCTGAGCGTGCGCCGCGCCGCCGCTCGCGGTTTGGGAACCCTGCGTTGGGAGATGCTACCGGAAGAGCGACGAGAAGAGGCAAAGTCTCAGACGCTCGAAACTTTACTATTGGTGACGAAGGATCCGGAATGGGTGGTTCGCTACGCTGCCGTGACGAGTTTGCAATCCTTAGTAGCCGTCGTGCCAGAGTTTAAGCCGGAAATCTGCCAACACTTAGAGCAAATTGCAGCAACGGACGGAGAATTAGCCGTTTGCGCTCGCGCTCGTATGGCGCTGGGGGCTGCGCGTTGA